One Sphingopyxis macrogoltabida genomic region harbors:
- a CDS encoding fatty acid desaturase family protein: protein MPAVRLLPPDRFFDRAEWSAITTASRWRGAWLVAHAWIVSIAVIGLAAWTQNPAAWLIAVILVGGRQLGLAILMHDAAHGLLHPDRKTNNFLGQWLTGAAVGSDLIAYRTYHLQHHKFTQQPEDPDLSLSKPFPTTRASLWRKVLRDLTGQTFFKQRAAQFGFALVGLKAMLRGEKVEKGRASTKAGTPFNKQSDDGMTSPTVDVAGAMTVTRAVGRFLIVQAVLLAASLALYGWTPYLLWLAGLATTFQLYLRIRNVAEHACTTTGSQDPFTHARTTHAGWLARATVAPYWVNYHAEHHLFMGVPCYRLPAVHAMLGAQGKHEAMTIAPNYRAVLRQVTTNV, encoded by the coding sequence ATGCCCGCCGTCCGCCTCCTGCCGCCCGACCGCTTCTTCGATCGCGCCGAATGGTCCGCGATCACGACCGCATCGCGCTGGCGCGGTGCCTGGCTTGTCGCGCATGCGTGGATCGTCAGCATTGCCGTTATCGGACTTGCCGCATGGACGCAGAACCCGGCGGCCTGGTTGATCGCAGTCATCCTTGTCGGCGGGCGCCAGCTTGGCCTCGCCATCCTGATGCACGATGCCGCGCACGGACTGCTGCATCCGGACCGCAAAACGAACAATTTCCTCGGCCAGTGGTTGACCGGCGCGGCGGTCGGATCGGACCTGATCGCCTATCGCACTTACCACCTCCAGCACCACAAATTCACTCAGCAGCCCGAGGACCCCGACCTTTCGCTGTCGAAACCCTTTCCGACGACGCGGGCAAGCCTGTGGCGCAAGGTGCTGCGCGACCTGACCGGGCAGACCTTCTTCAAGCAGCGTGCCGCCCAGTTCGGTTTTGCGCTCGTCGGGCTGAAGGCGATGCTCCGCGGCGAGAAGGTCGAAAAGGGCCGCGCAAGCACCAAGGCCGGCACACCCTTCAACAAACAGTCGGACGACGGCATGACGTCACCGACGGTCGATGTGGCAGGTGCAATGACGGTGACGCGCGCGGTCGGCCGCTTCCTGATCGTGCAGGCGGTGCTGCTCGCTGCCTCCCTCGCGCTATACGGCTGGACGCCTTACCTGCTGTGGCTCGCCGGGTTGGCAACGACGTTCCAGCTTTACCTGCGCATCCGCAATGTCGCCGAACATGCCTGCACGACGACGGGGAGCCAGGACCCCTTCACTCACGCACGGACGACTCATGCCGGCTGGCTGGCGCGCGCGACGGTCGCGCCCTATTGGGTCAATTATCACGCCGAACATCATCTGTTCATGGGCGTGCCCTGTTACCGCCTGCCCGCGGTCCATGCGATGCTCGGTGCGCAGGGCAAGCATGAGGCGATGACGATCGCGCCCAATTATCGCGCAGTGCTGCGGCAGGTCACCACGAACGTCTGA
- a CDS encoding asparaginase domain-containing protein, with the protein MIDIFTTGGTIDKVYFDALSEFQIGPAAIPDMLRENNVHVAHRVTQLMRKDSLELDDVDRAAIRAAVEASDAAHVLVTHGTDTMVVTGRVLAGIAGKSIVLTGAMQPASVRASDAEFNVGFALAAVQTLPPGVYVAMNGMIFDPEKTVKDRAGARFVSE; encoded by the coding sequence ATGATCGACATCTTCACTACCGGCGGCACGATCGACAAGGTCTATTTCGACGCGCTCAGCGAGTTCCAGATCGGCCCCGCGGCGATCCCCGACATGCTGCGCGAAAACAATGTCCATGTCGCGCACCGCGTGACCCAGTTGATGCGCAAGGACAGCCTTGAGCTCGACGACGTCGATCGCGCGGCAATCCGCGCCGCGGTCGAGGCCAGCGATGCGGCGCATGTCCTCGTCACACACGGCACCGACACGATGGTCGTCACCGGCCGCGTGCTCGCCGGTATCGCGGGCAAGTCGATCGTGCTGACGGGGGCGATGCAGCCCGCGTCGGTGCGTGCGAGCGACGCCGAATTCAACGTCGGCTTTGCGCTCGCCGCGGTGCAGACGCTGCCGCCGGGGGTCTATGTCGCGATGAACGGGATGATCTTTGACCCCGAGAAAACGGTAAAGGACCGCGCCGGCGCGCGCTTCGTCAGCGAATAG
- a CDS encoding PilZ domain-containing protein, giving the protein MPFPPPPRARRHARTAVAIDVTVNGVLNHVEGCIRDLSEGGARIDGASLPERTRCEIHYAGQTVYAVVMWSEFDRMGVRFPYELTSGPLYNALERARGPAALPPGQVFLNNRQASFGRRGLS; this is encoded by the coding sequence ATGCCGTTTCCGCCCCCACCCCGCGCCCGCCGCCATGCCCGCACCGCCGTCGCCATCGACGTCACCGTCAATGGCGTCCTCAACCATGTCGAAGGCTGCATCCGCGACCTGTCGGAAGGGGGCGCACGGATCGACGGCGCGAGCCTGCCCGAGCGGACGCGCTGCGAAATCCATTATGCGGGGCAGACGGTCTATGCCGTCGTCATGTGGTCGGAATTCGACCGCATGGGCGTGCGGTTCCCCTATGAACTGACCAGCGGCCCGCTGTACAATGCGCTCGAACGCGCGCGCGGGCCGGCGGCCTTGCCGCCGGGACAGGTCTTCCTCAACAATCGACAGGCCAGCTTCGGGCGTCGCGGATTGAGCTGA
- a CDS encoding lysine--tRNA ligase — protein sequence MTDLHLHPSLREPAQTSKAWPFEEARKLVKRYPEGKPGGEPVLFETGYGPSGLPHIGTFNEVLRTTMVRRAYETITANESGVPAATRLVAFSDDMDGLRKVPDNVPQQDMLREYLGKPLTAIPDPFGKYESFAHHNNAMLREFLDRFGFEYEFVSSTERYTSGAFDEALKNVLRHNQDILDIMLPTLRAERAATYSPVLPVSPKSGIVLQVPVTVVDADAGLVSFEDEGETITHSILGGGAKLQWKVDWAMRWVALGVDYEMYGKDLTDSGIQSGKIARALGGQKPEGLIYEMFLDEKGEKISKSKGNGLSLEQWLDYGSEESLAFFAYREPKAAKQLHIGVIPKAVDEYLQMRGNYPAQEADKRLGNPAHHVHVARGEQVPAAELPVTFGLLLNLVGVMGADASKDQIWGYLGQYVAGANAQAYPELDRLIDNAMAYNRDYVAPTLQRRKPAGGEGAALAELDAKLAALPADASADDIQNIVYEIGKNESYGFENLRDWFKALYETLLGSSAGPRMGSFIALFGIANTRRLIAEALA from the coding sequence ATGACTGACTTGCACCTTCATCCTTCGCTGCGCGAACCTGCGCAAACGTCCAAGGCCTGGCCGTTCGAGGAAGCGCGCAAGCTGGTCAAACGCTATCCAGAGGGCAAGCCCGGCGGTGAGCCGGTGCTGTTCGAGACCGGCTATGGTCCGTCGGGCCTGCCGCATATCGGCACCTTCAATGAAGTGTTGCGCACGACGATGGTTCGCCGCGCCTATGAGACGATCACCGCCAATGAATCCGGGGTGCCTGCGGCGACGCGCCTCGTCGCGTTCAGCGACGACATGGACGGGCTGCGCAAGGTTCCCGACAATGTGCCGCAGCAGGATATGCTGCGCGAATATCTCGGCAAGCCGCTCACCGCGATCCCCGATCCGTTCGGCAAGTATGAAAGTTTCGCGCATCATAACAATGCGATGCTGCGCGAATTTCTCGATCGTTTTGGCTTCGAATATGAATTCGTCAGTTCGACCGAACGCTACACTTCGGGTGCGTTCGACGAGGCGCTGAAGAATGTTCTGCGCCACAATCAGGACATTCTCGACATCATGCTGCCGACGCTCCGCGCCGAGCGCGCGGCGACCTATTCGCCGGTCCTGCCAGTCAGCCCGAAGTCTGGGATCGTGCTGCAGGTGCCGGTGACCGTGGTCGATGCCGATGCGGGGCTGGTGTCGTTCGAGGATGAGGGCGAGACGATCACCCATTCGATCCTCGGCGGCGGCGCCAAGCTGCAATGGAAGGTCGACTGGGCGATGCGCTGGGTCGCGCTCGGCGTCGATTATGAAATGTACGGTAAGGATCTGACCGACAGCGGCATCCAGTCGGGCAAGATCGCGCGCGCGCTCGGCGGGCAAAAGCCCGAGGGGTTGATCTACGAAATGTTCCTCGACGAAAAGGGCGAGAAAATTTCGAAGTCGAAGGGCAATGGCCTCAGCCTCGAGCAATGGCTCGACTATGGCAGCGAGGAAAGCCTGGCCTTTTTCGCCTATCGCGAGCCCAAGGCGGCGAAGCAGCTTCATATCGGCGTGATCCCGAAGGCGGTCGACGAATATCTGCAGATGCGCGGCAATTATCCCGCGCAAGAGGCCGACAAGCGCCTCGGCAACCCCGCGCACCATGTCCATGTCGCGCGCGGCGAGCAGGTTCCGGCCGCCGAACTGCCGGTGACCTTCGGTCTGCTGCTCAACCTCGTCGGGGTGATGGGCGCCGACGCGTCGAAGGATCAGATCTGGGGCTATCTCGGCCAATATGTCGCGGGCGCGAATGCACAGGCTTATCCCGAGCTCGACCGGCTGATCGACAATGCGATGGCGTATAACCGCGACTATGTCGCGCCGACGCTGCAGCGCCGCAAGCCAGCGGGCGGCGAGGGTGCGGCGCTCGCGGAACTCGACGCGAAACTTGCGGCATTGCCCGCCGATGCCTCGGCAGACGATATCCAGAATATCGTGTACGAGATTGGCAAGAACGAGTCCTATGGCTTTGAAAACCTGCGCGATTGGTTCAAGGCGCTCTATGAAACCCTGCTCGGGTCGAGCGCAGGGCCGCGCATGGGCAGCTTCATTGCGTTGTTCGGAATTGCCAACACGCGGCGGCTGATCGCCGAGGCGCTGGCATGA